A stretch of Macadamia integrifolia cultivar HAES 741 chromosome 7, SCU_Mint_v3, whole genome shotgun sequence DNA encodes these proteins:
- the LOC122084006 gene encoding cellulose synthase-like protein D4 has translation MASLSPNQQKKASRSPRSSDPQTNRSSSGQTVKFARRTSSGRYVSLSREDLDMSGEISGDYMNYTVHIPPTPDNQPMDSTGVATKAEEQYVANSLFTGGFNSVTRAHLMDKVIDSEVTHPQMAGSKGSACAMPVCDGKTMKNERGQDITPCECRFKICRDCFMDAQKGSGLCPGCKEPYKIGDYDDDPTDMSSGRLPLPGLEDSKTDRRMSMMKSNNNKSMLLRSQTGEFDHNRWLFETKGTYGYGNAFWPQDDMYGDDDGDGGLQGGMVETADKPWRPLSRVIPMPAGIISPYRLLIALRLVILVFFLIWRIQHPNEDAMWLWLISVVCEVWFAFSWILDQIPKLCPVNRSVDLAVLRDKFDMPTPSNPTGRSDLPGLDMFVSTADPEKEPPLVTANTILSILAVDYPVEKLACYISDDGGALLTFEAMAEACSFADLWVPFCRKHDIEPRNPDSYFAIKGDPTKNKRRSDFVKDRRRIKREYDEFKVRVNGLPDSIRRRSDAFNAREEMKMLKHMRESGGDPLEPVKIQKATWMADGTHWPGTWAASSRDHAKGDHAGILQVMLKPPSSDPLMGCAEEKIIDFTDVDIRLPMFVYMSREKRPGYDHNKKAGAMNALVRASAVLSNGSFILNLDCDHYIYNCKAIREGLCFMMDRGGEDICYIQFPQRFEGIDPSDRYANNNTVFFDGNMRALDGLQGPFYVGTGCMFRRFALYGFDPPNVNKIVKNGAEQETHALKPTDFDPDLDVNMLPKRFGNSTILAESIPICEFQGRPLADHPAIKYGRPPGILTVPREPLDATTVAEAVSVVSCWYEDKTEWGDRVGWIYGSVTEDVVTGYRMHNRGWRSVYCITKRDAFRGTAPINLTDRLHQVLRWATGSVEIFFSRNNALLATRKVKFLQRLSYINVGVYPFTSIFLLVYCFLPALSLFSGHFIVRTLSVTFLIYLLVTTLCLIGAAILEVRWSGIGLEEWWRNEQFWLISGTSAHLAAVFQGLLKVIAGIEISFTLTSKSAGDENEDIYADLYLVKWTSLMIPPIVIAMVNIIAIATAFARTVYSSSPQWNKFIGGAFFSLWVLTHLYPFAKGLMGRGGKTPTIVFVWSGLIAITLSLLWIAVNPPKAATTASAQASSFQFP, from the exons atggcaTCTTTATCACCGAATCAACAAAAGAAGGCTTCAAGGAGCCCCAGGAGTTCAGACCCACAGACCAACAGAAGCTCAAGTGGGCAAACAGTGAAATTTGCGAGAAGAACTTCAAGCGGACGTTATGTGAGTCTTTCTAGGGAAGACCTAGACATGTCCGGGGAGATTAGCGGCGATTACATGAACTACACGGTTCACATTCCTCCTACACCAGACAACCAGCCGATGGACTCGACGGGGGTAGCAACGAAAGCAGAAGAACAGTACGTAGCGAATTCTCTCTTCACGGGAGGATTTAACAGTGTCACCCGTGCTCATCTCATGGATAAGGTTATCGACTCCGAGGTGACTCACCCTCAGATGGCTGGATCCAAAGGCTCTGCTTGTGCCATGCCCGTTTGCGATGGCAAGACCATGAAAAACGAGAGGGGACAAGATATCACCCCTTGCGAATGCAG gtTCAAAATTTGCAGAGACTGCTTCATGGATGCACAGAAAGGGTCGGGGTTATGCCCAGGGTGCAAGGAACCATACAAGATAGGGGACTACGACGACGACCCAACAGATATGTCGAGCGGAAGGTTGCCATTGCCCGGTCTGGAGGACTCAAAGACGGATCGTCGCATGTCGATGATGAagtccaacaacaacaaatctATGCTACTGAGGTCCCAAACAGGGGAGTTCGATCACAACCGATGGCTATTCGAGACAAAGGGAACTTACGGCTATGGCAATGCCTTCTGGCCCCAAGATGACATGTACGGCGACGACGATGGTGATGGAGGTCTCCAAGGAGGAATGGTGGAAACGGCAGACAAGCCCTGGAGGCCCCTCAGTCGAGTGATCCCCATGCCTGCTGGTATCATTAGCCCTTACAGGTTGCTTATTGCGCTCAGGTTGGTGATACTCGTTTTCTTCCTCATATGGCGTATCCAGCACCCGAACGAGGATGCCATGTGGCTGTGGCTGATTTCAGTGGTATGTGAAGTGTGGTTCGCATTCTCATGGATTCTTGACCAGATTCCCAAGCTCTGCCCCGTCAACCGCTCCGTCGATCTTGCAGTGTTGAGGGACAAGTTTGATATGCCTACTCCTTCTAATCCCACCGGAAGGTCTGACCTCCCCGGCCTCGATATGTTCGTGTCTACGGCAGACCCAGAGAAAGAGCCACCTCTCGTTACTGCCAATACCATCCTCTCCATTCTCGCCGTCGATTATCCAGTAGAGAAACTCGCCTGCTATATCTCCGACGACGGTGGGGCTTTGCTTACGTTCGAGGCCATGGCGGAAGCTTGCAGCTTCGCTGACTTGTGGGTCCCCTTCTGTCGGAAACACGACATCGAACCCAGGAACCCGGATAGCTACTTCGCCATCAAAGGGGACCCCACCAAGAATAAGAGACGGTCAGATTTCGTTAAGGACAGGAGGAGGATCAAGAGGGAGTACGATGAGTTTAAGGTCAGAGTCAACGGTCTTCCAGATTCCATCCGTAGGAGATCAGACGCCTTCAATGCAAGAGaggagatgaagatgttgaagcaTATGAGGGAGAGTGGTGGGGACCCGTTAGAACCCGTTAAAATCCAGAAGGCCACGTGGATGGCTGATGGGACCCACTGGCCTGGCACTTGGGCCGCTAGTAGCCGCGATCATGCCAAAGGAGACCACGCTGGTATACTCCAG GTGATGTTGAAGCCTCCGAGTTCAGATCCTTTGATGGGATGTGCGGAAGAGAAGATCATAGATTTCACGGACGTGGACATAAGGCTACCCATGTTTGTGTACATGTCACGTGAGAAACGTCCGGGTTACGACCACAACAAGAAGGCGGGTGCCATGAACGCTCTAGTACGTGCCTCTGCCGTCCTCTCCAATGGCTCTTTCATTCTAAACCTCGACTGTGATCACTATATCTACAACTGCAAAGCCATTAGAGAAGGTCTCTGCTTCATGATGGATCGAGGTGGTGAAGATATCTGCTACATTCAATTCCCCCAACGTTTCGAAGGCATTGATCCATCGGATCGTTACGCCAACAACAACACCGTCTTCTTCGACGGTAACATGAGAGCATTAGATGGATTGCAAGGCCCGTTTTACGTGGGTACGGGTTGTATGTTCAGGCGGTTCGCGTTATACGGGTTCGATCCACCAAATGTGAACAAAATAGTAAAGAACGGAGCAGAGCAAGAGACCCATGCATTGAAACCCACGGATTTCGACCCGGACCTGGATGTAAATATGCTCCCTAAGCGTTTCGGCAATTCTACTATTCTAGCGGAGTCTATACCCATCTGTGAGTTTCAAGGTCGCCCATTGGCTGATCACCCTGCCATCAAATACGGTAGGCCACCTGGTATTCTCACAGTTCCACGTGAGCCATTAGATGCTACCACCGTGGCAGAAGCCGTCTCCGTCGTCTCCTGTTGGTATGAGGACAAGACCGAGTGGGGAGACCGAGTTGGATGGATCTATGGATCGGTGACGGAAGATGTTGTGACCGGCTACCGGATGCACAACCGTGGGTGGCGCTCTGTTTACTGCATCACGAAACGTGATGCGTTCCGAGGAACGGCACCGATTAACCTGACAGATCGGTTGCATCAGGTGTTGAGGTGGGCCACCGGGTCAGTGGAGATCTTCTTCTCCAGAAACAATGCCCTATTGGCCACCAGGAAGGTGAAGTTTCTGCAACGCTTGTCCTACATCAATGTCGGTGTCTACCCCTTCACTTCAATCTTCCTCCTCGTCTACTGCTTCCTTCCAGCACTATCCCTCTTCTCAGGGCACTTTATTGTACGGACATTGAGTGTAACTTTCCTCATCTACCTTCTCGTCACCACTCTTTGCCTCATCGGCGCCGCCATTCTGGAGGTTAGGTGGTCAGGAATTGGTCTAGAGGAGTGGTGGAGGAACGAGCAGTTTTGGCTCATTTCTGGCACTAGTGCTCACTTGGCCGCCGTCTTTCAAGGGCTTCTCAAGGTTATTGCAGGGATCGAGATCTCCTTCACGCTTACTTCCAAGTCGGCCGGAGATGAAAATGAAGACATCTATGCTGACCTCTACCTAGTCAAGTGGACTTCTTTGATGATTCCTCCCATTGTTATCGCCATGGTCAATATAATTGCCATTGCTACTGCGTTTGCTAGGACGGTTTACAGTTCAAGCCCTCAATGGAACAAGTTCATTGGAGGAGCTTTCTTTAGCTTGTGGGTGTTGACTCATCTCTATCCATTTGCTAAGGGACTGATGGGTAGGGGAGGGAAGACCCCCACCATTGTTTTTGTGTGGTCGGGTCTCATTGCCATTACCTTGTCTTTGCTCTGGATTGCAGTTAACCCACCAAAAGCCGCTACTACTGCATCTGCACAAGCTTCATCGTTTCAGTTCCCCTGA